Below is a window of Cupriavidus sp. MP-37 DNA.
TCGCAACCGATGACCCCGCCGCCGTCGCCGCCATGACCATGCTGCCGGTGCTGGACCTGAACGACGCGCAGGCGGTGTTTGCCTTTATCCGCGACTATTCCCCGCGCGCCGGCGACGGCGGCACCGCCTGACTGCGTGCCAGGCTAGGTCGTTACGCGGCCTTGTCCGCGGGTGCGTCCCGCTCGACCATTTCTCCCAGCGGATGGCCCAGTTCCGCCACCAGCGGCACGTGGTCGGAGCGTTGCGCCCAGTCGCGGCCAGTGAGCGCGTGGGCGCGCTCGATCTCGTAGCCGCGCACATAGATGCGGTCGAGCTGCCACCACGGCATATGGCTGGGGAAGGTATGCAGCCGCGCGCCGCGCGCATGCGACGCTTCGACCGCGCCCAGCGTATTGCAGATCTGCGCGTCGAGCCGGTGGTTCCAGTCGTTGAAGTCGCCGGCGATCACCAGCGGCACACCCGCCGGCACCACGTTCTGCACCCGCTCCACCAGCGCCTCGGCCTGGCGTGCGCGGCTGCGCGCGAACAGGCCGAAATGCACGCAGATCAGGTGGGTCTCGACGCCGTGCACGTCCGCCACCGCGTGCAGCAGCCCGCGCTGCTCGAAGCGGTGATCGGAGATATCGAGGTTTTCGGACATCAGGATCGGATGTCGCGACAGGATTGCGTTGCCGTGATGGCCGTAGTCGTAGACCGCGTTGCGGCCGTAGACCGAATGCGGATAGGCGTCGGTGGCGAGGTAGTTGAGCTGGGTGTGTTCCGGATCGAACAGCGCCGCGGCCACCAGGCGGTCGTTGCGGTCCTGCACTTCCTGCAGGAAGACGATGTCGGCGTCCATCGCGTGCAGGCCGGCACGCACGTTCTGGATGCGCGGGCGCCGCGCGATGCCGGTCACTCCCTTGTGGATGTTGTAGGTGACCACGCGCAGCTTCATGGCTGCCCTCCGACGGCAGCGTGGCGGCTGGCATCGCTTTCCGTTGGGCTGGGCGCGCCGGCACCGCGCGCGCGCCACGCCAGCTGGCGGATGGCGTCGGCATTGCTGCTGGAAAAGCACTGCAGCGCCGCCTGTTGCCACGGCAGCCACTTGTATTGCAGGTGTTCGCGTGGCGCCAGCGTCACCGGCAGCGCCTCGGCCACGCGCAGGCCGAACCAGTGCTCGGTATTGCGCGTCACGCCTTCGGCGTAGCGGTGGCGCCACTGCGGGTAGATGTCGTACTGGATGGCATGGCCCCAGTCGGTCAGCTGGTGCTCGCCGGCGATGATGCCGGTTTCCTCGGCGACTTCACGCGCGGCGGTCAGGGCCAGCGGTTCGTCCAGGGTGTCGAGGCTGCCGGTGACGGACTGCCAGAACCCGGGGCGATCGGCGCGTTCCAGCAGCAAGACTTGAAGATCTGGCGTGTAAATCACCACCAGCACGGATTCCGGGATCTTGTAGGACATGGGTCTGGGCCAAAGGACAAACCCAAGGATAGCGCAGGCGCGCACGCTTGCCACGGGAAAGCGCCGCGGCGCCTGCGCGCGGGCGCTGCAATCACGCTGCAGCCGCGCCTCGGATCAGGCAGCGCTGCGCGCGCCGTGCATGCCGTGCGGGGCCAGGTAGGGTTCGGTGTTGCCGTGGCGCTGCCAGGTGTCGAATACCTGCGGCGACTCGCCGTGGCCCCAGGCCGCGCGCAGCTGCTCCATCAGCGGCGCCAGCGCCTGGCGGTAGCGCCTGGAGGCGGCATGCGCGTGGGTGGCCAGGGCCTCGGCGCGTTGCCGCGCCTCGCCCTGCAGCCGCATGCGCTCCTGCGCGATTTCCTTCTCGCGCTGGCCCAGCGTGTTGTACTTCTGGATCAGGAAGCGCTGGTAATCGCCGCCATCCATGCCCTGCGCCGCCTGCGCGTTGACCTGCTCGAAGCGCAGCACGATGCTGCCGGTTTCCTGTTCGATATGGGCGGCTTCATCGTCCAGCGCCTGCAGTGCCTCCTGCACGCGTTGCGCGTCGCGGCGCAGCGCCTGCACCTGCGCGGCCTCGTCCTCGAACACGCGCTGCGCATCGAGGTAAGCCTGCACCACCGGTTGCGGCGCCACCACCAGCAGCGGATCGGCGCCGTCGGCGCGCTGGCCGGCAAGCAGGGCTTCGTCGGCCAGGCGCAGGTTGCCCAGTTCGTCGAGCCAGCGGCCGCGCGTCATCACCACGCCGACGGTGTCGAGCGCCAGCCGGCGCAAGGCTTCGGCGCGCTGCATCTCGACCGGCTCGGCCACCGCCTGGGGCGACGCGGCCTGCACCGCATGGGCGATATCCGGCACGCACGCGGCCACCGTGGTTGCCACCGATTCGGACATGGCCTGCGCCGCGCGGCGCTGGGCGCGGCGCAGCTCGAAACGGGCCAGCAGCATCATGATCAGCCCCGCCGCCAGCCAGGTCAGGATGGTTTCCTGGTGGGCCAGCAGGAACTGGCGGATCAGTTCGGTATCCAGGTTCAGGTTCACGAATTTCCTCCCGAGTGCCGGGAACCTTCATGACAGGGCCCCTCGGCAAATTGCGTGTCGAATTGCGGATCAAAGGGAGAAGACCGGCCCGCCACCGCCTTCGTTCCGACCGGTAACAAATCGAAACCAATGCGCCGGGCGCCGGCATTGCGCATAAAGAAAAAAAGCCGCGCAATCGCGCGGCTTTCTTGCAACCAGAACCACCCCGAACCGGTCAGGCGTTGGGCTTGGGCTCGGCGGTGCGCAGGCGGATATGCAGTTCGCGCAGCTGCTTCTCGTCGACCGAGCTCGGCGCCTGCGTCAGCAGGTCCTGGGCGCGCTGGGTCTTGGGGAAGGCGATCACGTCGCGGATCGAGTCGGCGCCGGCCATCATCGTGACGATGCGGTCCAGGCCGAAGGCCAGGCCGCCGTGCGGCGGCGCGCCGTACTGCAGCGCGTCGAGCAGGTAGCCGAACTTGGCGCGGGCTTCCTCGTCGTTGATCTTGAGCGCGCGGAACACCTTGCTCTGGATGTCGGAACGGAAGATCCGCACCGAGCCGCCGCCCATTTCCCAGCCGTTCAGCACCATGTCGTAGGCCTTGGCCAGGCACTTGCCGGGATCGGTCTCGAGGTATTCCAGGTGCTCGTCCTTGGGGCTGGTGAACGGGTGGTGCATCGCCACCCAGCGCGCGTCTTCCTCGTCGTACTCGAACATCGGGAAGTCCACCACCCACAGCGGCTTCCAGGCGTCCTCGAACAGGCCGTTGGCCTTGCCGAAGTCCGAATGGCCGATCTTCAGGCGCAGCGCGCCGATCGAGTCGTTGACCACCTTGGCCTTGTCGGCGCCGAAGAAGATGATGTCGCCGTCCTGCGCGCCGGTGCGCTTCAGGATCTCGGCAATGGCGGCGTCGTGCAGGTTCTTGACAATCGGCGACTGCAGCCCGTCGCGGCCCTTGGCCACTTCGTTGACCTTGATCCAGGCCAGGCCCTTGGCGCCGTAGATGCCGACGAACTGGGTGTAGGCGTCGATCTCGCCGCGCGAGATGGCGCCGCCGCCCGGCACGCGCAGGCCGACCACGCGGCCGTTGTCGCTGTTGGCCGGGCCCGAGAACACCTTGAAGTCGACGTCCTTCATCACCTCGGTCAGCTCGGTGAATTCCAGCTTGACGCGCAGGTCAGGCTTGTCCGAGCCGAAGCGCGCCATGGCCTCGCGGAACTCCATCACCGGGAACCTGGCGTCGAGGTCGACATCGATGGCGTTCTTGAACACCGTGCGCATCATGTCCTCGAACAGGTCGCGGATCTCCTGCTCGGTCAGGAACGAGGTCTCGCAGTCGATCTGCGTGAACTCGGGCTGGCGGTCGGCGCGCAGGTCTTCGTCGCGGAAGCACTTGGTGATCTGGTAGTAGCGGTCGAAGCCCGACACCATCAGCATCTGCTTGAAGATCTGCGGCGACTGCGGCAGCGCGAAGAAGTGGCCCGGGTTCACCCGCGACGGCACCAGGTAGTCGCGCGCGCCCTCGGGCGTGCTCTTGCCCAGCATCGGGGTCTCGATGTCGATGAAGCCCTGCGCGTCGAGGTACTTGCGCACTTCCATCGCCACCTTGTAGCGCAGGCGCAGGTTGTACTGCATCTGCGGGCGGCGCAGGTCGAGCACGCGGTGCGTCAGGCGGGTGGTTTCCGACAGGTTGTCGTCGTCGAGCTGGAACGGGGGCGTGACCGACGGGTTCAGCACGGTCAGCTCGTGGCACAGCACCTCGATCTTGCCCGAGGTCAGGTTGGCGTTCTCGGTGCCGGCCGGACGCGGGCGCACCTTGCCGGTGACGCGGATGCAGAACTCGTTGCGGATCTCTTCCGCGGCCTTGAACATCTCGGGGCGATCCGGATCGCACACCACCTGCACCAGGCCCTCGCGGTCGCGCAGGTCGATGAAGATCACGCCGCCATGGTCGCGGCGGCGCTGGACCCAGCCGGTCAGGGCCACTTCCTGGCCCGAGAATTGTTCGGTCACCAGACCGCAGTAGTGAGTACGCATGGAGGACATAAGGAGATTCCCGGTAAAACGCGGCGGCCCGATGCGATCGGGCCGCCCGTGATCAGTTTGGAGGCTCAAGGATCGGTGGTCTGGACCGGTTCCTCGTTGCTGGACCTGCCGGCCGGACTGGCCGCACCGGACGGGGCAGCCGGCCGGGGCGCGCTGCCGTTCTTGCGCGGCAATTCCGCCGGTGCCACCACGCCCATCGAGACGATGTACTTGAGCGCGGCGTCGACGGTCATGTCGAGTTCGATGGTGTCGGCCTTGGGCATCATCAGGAAGAAGCCCGAGGTCGGATTGGGGGTGGTCGGCACGTAGACGCTGACGTATTCGCCCTGCAGGTGGTTCTGCACGTCGCCGCCGGGGCGCCCGGTCAGGAAGGCGATGGTCCACGAGCCCTCGCGCGGGTA
It encodes the following:
- a CDS encoding endonuclease/exonuclease/phosphatase family protein; this encodes MKLRVVTYNIHKGVTGIARRPRIQNVRAGLHAMDADIVFLQEVQDRNDRLVAAALFDPEHTQLNYLATDAYPHSVYGRNAVYDYGHHGNAILSRHPILMSENLDISDHRFEQRGLLHAVADVHGVETHLICVHFGLFARSRARQAEALVERVQNVVPAGVPLVIAGDFNDWNHRLDAQICNTLGAVEASHARGARLHTFPSHMPWWQLDRIYVRGYEIERAHALTGRDWAQRSDHVPLVAELGHPLGEMVERDAPADKAA
- the aspS gene encoding aspartate--tRNA ligase, with translation MSSMRTHYCGLVTEQFSGQEVALTGWVQRRRDHGGVIFIDLRDREGLVQVVCDPDRPEMFKAAEEIRNEFCIRVTGKVRPRPAGTENANLTSGKIEVLCHELTVLNPSVTPPFQLDDDNLSETTRLTHRVLDLRRPQMQYNLRLRYKVAMEVRKYLDAQGFIDIETPMLGKSTPEGARDYLVPSRVNPGHFFALPQSPQIFKQMLMVSGFDRYYQITKCFRDEDLRADRQPEFTQIDCETSFLTEQEIRDLFEDMMRTVFKNAIDVDLDARFPVMEFREAMARFGSDKPDLRVKLEFTELTEVMKDVDFKVFSGPANSDNGRVVGLRVPGGGAISRGEIDAYTQFVGIYGAKGLAWIKVNEVAKGRDGLQSPIVKNLHDAAIAEILKRTGAQDGDIIFFGADKAKVVNDSIGALRLKIGHSDFGKANGLFEDAWKPLWVVDFPMFEYDEEDARWVAMHHPFTSPKDEHLEYLETDPGKCLAKAYDMVLNGWEMGGGSVRIFRSDIQSKVFRALKINDEEARAKFGYLLDALQYGAPPHGGLAFGLDRIVTMMAGADSIRDVIAFPKTQRAQDLLTQAPSSVDEKQLRELHIRLRTAEPKPNA
- the nudB gene encoding dihydroneopterin triphosphate diphosphatase, yielding MSYKIPESVLVVIYTPDLQVLLLERADRPGFWQSVTGSLDTLDEPLALTAAREVAEETGIIAGEHQLTDWGHAIQYDIYPQWRHRYAEGVTRNTEHWFGLRVAEALPVTLAPREHLQYKWLPWQQAALQCFSSSNADAIRQLAWRARGAGAPSPTESDASRHAAVGGQP